Part of the Streptomyces europaeiscabiei genome is shown below.
CTGGCCCTTCGGGTCCTTCTGGCCCTCGGGGATGTCGGCGAACGCGGCCACCTCGTACGGGGCGAGCAGCCCCTGCTGGGCGGCGCTCAGAGCGAAGGAGCTGCCCAGGTCGAGCACGTCGGGCGCCCGGTCCTGTCCCTTGCGCGAGGTGACGGCGTTGATCTCGTCCTGGCTGGCCCCGTCCGGGTTCTCGACCTCGATCTTGATGCCGTACTTCTTCTCGAACCCGTCGATCAGCGCGCCGTAGTTGGCCCAGTCACGGGGCAGGGCGATCGCGTTGAGCGTGCCCTCCTTCTTGGCCGCCTTGATCAGCGCGTCCAGGCCGCCGAAGTCCTTCGCCGAGGTCGCGGTGGCCGCGTTCCTGCCGTCGGTGGTGGTCGTGGTCTCGGGGGCCGCGCCACAGGCGCTGAGGGTGAGTACTGCGGCGGCGAGGGCGCCACCGATGACGGCGGTTCTCGGCGGGAAGAGGGTCACGGGCTCTCCAGGGGTACGCGCAGGGACGATCTGGGTGGAGCACTTGTCTGAACAAGTTGGCCTCATTAGGTCCGCGCTTCATATCACGCACGTAAACTCCGGCGAAATACTCGTGCACGTTTTCCCGCACAAACACTGGCCGATCAACCGGTTCGGCAGTTCCTTCGCCACCTCATTAGGCTGGCCGCACTGTGCACAGCGGGCGACCGGGACGAGCGGAGGGGGATCATGGCGGCGCGACACGAGGAGATCGCCGAGGCACTGCGGCGGGCGATCGACCGTGAGGACTACACGGTGGGGAGTCTGCTGCCCCCCGAGACCGAACTCGCGGCCCGCTACGGCGTCTCGCGCGGCACCGTCCGTCAGGCGGTGGCGACCCTGACCGCCGAGGGCCTCATCGGCTCACGCCAGGGTGCCCGCCGGGTGGTCCTGGCCGGCCGCCGCAGCCAGAGCTTCGCCGAGTTGCGCAGCTTCGCCCAGTGGGCGCGCGCGATGGGCCGTGAGGCGACGGGCCGGGTGATCGCCCAGGAGTACCGGACCGCCGGCGCGGAGGACCGCGTACGCCTCCAGCTCACCCCGGGCGCCCGCGTCCTGCACGTGCTGCGCCTGCGCGGTCTCGACGGCCTGCCCGTCCTGCTGGAGCGCACGGTCTACGCCGACTGGATCTCCCCGGCCGTCGAGCACATCGAGGCGGACTGTCCCTCGGTCACCCAGCGCCTGCTCGACGACACGGGCCTGGTCTTCGCCTACGGCGAGCACATCATCGACGCCGTGGCCGCCGGCGCCCAGGACGCCGAGTTCCTGGCCGTGCGCCGTACGAGCCCCCTCCTGCGTGTCCGGCGCGTCACCACCACCCGCGAGGGCCGCCCGGTGGAGTGGTCCGACGACCGCTACCGTCCGGACGCGGTGAGCTTCAGCGTGCACAACTCGATAGGGAACAACGCGCTGGCGAGGACGACCGCGGCTCCCTGAGGGGCACGCACTGTCAGGCGGGCGCCCCGGAGGAGAACCGCCGCAGCAGGGGCGACAGCACCAGCACGGACTTGGTCCGCTCGACGAACGGCTCCCCGGCGATCCGCTCCAGCACCCGCTCGAAGTGCCGCATGTCCGAGGCGAAGACCTGCACGAGGGCATCGGCCTCCCCGGTGACGGTCGACGCCGCGACCACCTCCTGATACCGCTCCAGCCCCCGCTGGATCGTCTCCGGCGAGGTGTTCCGCCGGCAGTAGATCTCGACGAACCCCTCGGTCTCCCACCCGAGGGCGGCGGGGTCCACCCGAACCGTGAAACCGGTGATCGCCCCGGTCGCCCGCAGCCGGTCCACCCGCCGCTTGACCGCGGGCGCGGACAGGCCGACGAGTTGGCCGATGTCGGAGTAGGAACGGCGG
Proteins encoded:
- a CDS encoding Lrp/AsnC family transcriptional regulator, translated to MLNDLDERIVHALAEDARRSYSDIGQLVGLSAPAVKRRVDRLRATGAITGFTVRVDPAALGWETEGFVEIYCRRNTSPETIQRGLERYQEVVAASTVTGEADALVQVFASDMRHFERVLERIAGEPFVERTKSVLVLSPLLRRFSSGAPA
- a CDS encoding GntR family transcriptional regulator, translated to MAARHEEIAEALRRAIDREDYTVGSLLPPETELAARYGVSRGTVRQAVATLTAEGLIGSRQGARRVVLAGRRSQSFAELRSFAQWARAMGREATGRVIAQEYRTAGAEDRVRLQLTPGARVLHVLRLRGLDGLPVLLERTVYADWISPAVEHIEADCPSVTQRLLDDTGLVFAYGEHIIDAVAAGAQDAEFLAVRRTSPLLRVRRVTTTREGRPVEWSDDRYRPDAVSFSVHNSIGNNALARTTAAP